A genome region from Acidobacteriota bacterium includes the following:
- a CDS encoding wax ester/triacylglycerol synthase family O-acyltransferase, with protein MNSLRESRPTTAAGPLAPLEEPPLVPVASNDAMWLQDSGRNLMLIQAVYILDRMSVETLRQVWQERVATADGGRRFPRFELKVVDHRGRWFWQKDAAFDLTRHIVPAPEDGIHTQEALQDYVGRLADRPLPADRPRWQLQVIEDYTEETSVIIARLHHCMGDGIALIPVLFTLMDKASFPGADRLPNTAQAYSKVARALKAPLAGPVLLARKMLWRADRSAVHGSRLSGTKRVAWTEAIDFELVRQVKGRLGVTVNDVLMACVAGAFQRYLK; from the coding sequence ATGAACAGCCTGCGAGAATCCCGACCTACCACCGCCGCTGGCCCTCTGGCTCCCCTGGAAGAACCGCCGCTGGTGCCGGTGGCGAGCAATGATGCCATGTGGCTGCAGGATAGCGGCCGCAACCTGATGTTGATCCAGGCGGTCTACATTCTCGACCGCATGAGTGTCGAGACCTTGCGCCAGGTCTGGCAGGAGCGGGTGGCCACGGCGGACGGTGGACGGCGGTTCCCGCGCTTCGAGCTCAAGGTGGTGGACCATCGCGGGCGTTGGTTCTGGCAGAAAGACGCGGCCTTCGACCTGACCCGCCACATCGTCCCCGCTCCGGAGGACGGAATCCACACCCAAGAAGCGCTGCAGGATTATGTGGGACGGCTGGCGGATCGGCCGCTGCCGGCGGATCGGCCCCGCTGGCAGCTGCAGGTGATCGAGGACTACACCGAAGAAACCTCGGTGATCATCGCCCGGCTGCACCATTGCATGGGGGATGGGATCGCCCTGATCCCGGTGCTCTTCACATTGATGGACAAGGCGAGCTTCCCCGGCGCCGACCGGCTGCCCAACACGGCCCAGGCCTACAGCAAGGTAGCCCGGGCTCTCAAGGCGCCCTTGGCGGGGCCGGTGCTGCTGGCGCGGAAGATGCTGTGGCGGGCGGACCGCAGCGCGGTGCACGGCAGCCGGCTGAGCGGCACCAAGCGGGTGGCCTGGACCGAGGCCATCGACTTCGAGCTGGTGCGGCAGGTCAAGGGCCGTCTGGGGGTGACGGTCAACGACGTTCTCATGGCCTGCGTCGCCGGTGCCTTCCAGCGCTACCTCAAGG
- a CDS encoding SDR family oxidoreductase, whose translation MSQDFQNQSLDNRTVLITGGGSGIGRGIALAFAGAGARVAITGRRREPLDACVGEVEAAGGQGLAVTGDVSNPDDARRMVAETVEAFGGLHVLVNNAGVALGGPLERTRDEDIDAVVDIDLKGPIHVTRAALSALKKHRDSGGAAVINISSSVTFMATRNFSVYSAAKAGLDMLTRCWALDWGEHRIRVNAICPGVVDTPIFSAMPEDKVRELMDNFAAQTPLGRVGNPTDIADLALFLAGPQTPWITGAVIPADGGLSLGR comes from the coding sequence ATGTCCCAAGACTTCCAGAACCAATCCCTCGACAACCGCACTGTCTTGATCACCGGTGGAGGCTCCGGCATCGGCCGCGGCATCGCCCTGGCCTTCGCCGGCGCCGGGGCCCGGGTCGCCATCACCGGCCGCCGCCGCGAGCCCCTGGACGCCTGCGTGGGGGAGGTCGAGGCCGCCGGCGGTCAGGGGTTGGCCGTCACCGGGGACGTTTCCAACCCCGACGACGCCCGGCGCATGGTGGCGGAGACTGTCGAAGCCTTCGGTGGCCTCCACGTGCTGGTCAACAACGCCGGCGTCGCCCTCGGCGGGCCGCTGGAGCGCACCCGTGACGAAGACATCGACGCGGTGGTGGACATCGACCTCAAGGGCCCCATCCACGTCACCCGCGCCGCCCTCTCGGCGCTCAAAAAGCACCGCGACAGCGGCGGTGCGGCGGTGATCAACATCTCCTCGTCGGTGACCTTCATGGCCACCCGCAACTTCTCCGTCTACTCCGCCGCCAAGGCCGGCCTGGACATGCTCACCCGCTGCTGGGCCCTCGACTGGGGCGAGCACCGCATCCGCGTCAACGCCATCTGCCCCGGCGTCGTCGACACCCCCATCTTCTCCGCCATGCCGGAGGACAAGGTCCGCGAGCTGATGGACAACTTCGCCGCCCAAACCCCCTTGGGCCGCGTCGGCAACCCCACCGACATCGCCGACCTCGCCCTCTTCCTCGCCGGCCCCCAAACCCCGTGGATCACCGGCGCGGTGATCCCGGCGGACGGGGGGCTGAGTCTGGGGCGGTAG
- a CDS encoding tetratricopeptide repeat protein encodes MEALLFDRGDLGHLAMSEPENVLLDWMLAFEQDPGFSKAVDDGLKVWIESAWGHAEPEEIFGSVRPTTYAWYRAAQILAFGQGLEGAVAALRERFLEDPQFLRDLSEARQLDPEGRTWLALARNQEGEDRSLLPHWWRLCSLPPDVPWYHGGYGIHGLRRLPAEGGGQKGFPEEVAHGLLLLAEGLAQRVDEGWLGEPVARSEFEDIAHLTMRAVPMPERWGVFWGRASKRRFRSEKAHSWIDRFAPRSAERRPGKGWLRPNPDWYKRAIQIGEPLERAEESAIVAARELLREEDRFAELTGDTYSVVRSATTFSKTVRATRPTLALEWADLARQREPWNPYSWTVTGEALRAGGRGELAIRVFLQATARFPENKVAWTGLAESLRSQGRLDESEQFYRETVERFPDDVFARNGLAESLRSQGFLQESEQVYRETVERFPNDEVARNGLAESLRSQDRLEESEQVYRETVDRFPKDVVARNGLAESLRSQGRLEESEQVYREIMECFPDDAYARMGLAVVLLQLGAYEAEAESLLEDAAQRLNNSAAREFLDRLRGAMDPATRDYPTTRPVGGLIAEEDLPADLRAWLLGSKSGVGRSSIADAPQPQEIREGETAKLNATEEGLGTSDELAEKSEVQALEREDGACLQPEVPSQSGGSEVPTFQHQDLAPLLLDSYTLRRWSRRSGRGGRAISDLRQDAEEVLSKLLALVGRDGRVAGEAGLLRLEEGGLDAALVLLEEAGKRFPANARVRYALARAHRMRIQRDGLTFDPDRSQQLMRPWRQLARLAPHYRPVALLGEGRSWLAQVDGRRVEERALENFGELAWWTHRQATASEGGAPRSKDEPAFSHWWSQELRRSLFGSMNPRHIGDLPSVPQIRSVLDERGASLDLLEEAFIDRFDPYPMISVSAA; translated from the coding sequence GTGGAAGCCTTGCTTTTCGACCGGGGGGACCTCGGTCATCTCGCGATGTCCGAGCCGGAGAATGTGCTCCTGGACTGGATGCTCGCCTTCGAGCAGGACCCGGGGTTTTCCAAGGCGGTAGACGATGGCCTCAAGGTATGGATCGAGAGCGCCTGGGGACACGCAGAGCCGGAAGAGATCTTCGGCAGCGTCCGCCCAACAACCTACGCTTGGTATCGAGCTGCCCAGATTCTCGCTTTCGGACAGGGCCTCGAAGGTGCCGTCGCGGCGTTGAGGGAACGGTTTCTGGAAGACCCTCAATTCCTTCGCGACCTCAGCGAAGCGCGGCAGCTCGACCCTGAAGGCAGAACCTGGCTGGCGCTAGCCCGCAATCAGGAAGGAGAGGATCGCTCCCTGTTGCCCCATTGGTGGCGCCTCTGCAGCCTGCCTCCGGACGTGCCTTGGTATCACGGTGGATACGGCATCCATGGTCTCCGGAGGTTGCCGGCGGAAGGGGGAGGCCAGAAGGGATTTCCAGAGGAGGTCGCTCACGGACTCTTACTGTTGGCTGAGGGGCTGGCCCAGAGAGTCGATGAAGGCTGGCTTGGAGAACCGGTTGCCCGATCCGAGTTTGAGGATATCGCTCATCTCACCATGAGGGCGGTGCCTATGCCGGAGCGTTGGGGTGTCTTCTGGGGCCGGGCATCGAAGAGGAGGTTTCGTTCGGAAAAGGCTCACTCTTGGATCGACCGTTTCGCGCCCCGGTCAGCAGAACGCCGACCAGGGAAGGGCTGGCTGAGGCCCAATCCTGACTGGTATAAGCGGGCGATTCAGATTGGCGAACCTCTAGAAAGAGCAGAAGAGAGTGCGATAGTCGCGGCTCGTGAGCTTCTTCGAGAGGAAGATCGGTTCGCTGAACTAACAGGTGATACGTACTCAGTAGTACGTTCAGCAACTACATTCTCGAAGACGGTGCGGGCTACTCGCCCTACTTTGGCTCTTGAGTGGGCTGACCTGGCACGCCAGCGTGAGCCGTGGAATCCTTACTCTTGGACTGTTACCGGGGAGGCCCTGCGGGCAGGGGGACGCGGCGAGCTGGCAATCCGGGTATTTCTGCAAGCAACGGCACGATTTCCAGAGAACAAGGTAGCTTGGACGGGTTTGGCGGAGAGTCTCAGAAGCCAGGGTCGTCTGGACGAGTCCGAGCAATTCTATAGGGAGACGGTGGAGCGCTTCCCGGACGACGTGTTTGCACGAAATGGTCTGGCGGAGAGCCTTCGCAGCCAGGGTTTCTTGCAGGAGTCAGAGCAGGTTTATCGGGAGACGGTGGAGCGCTTCCCGAACGATGAGGTAGCACGGAATGGTTTGGCGGAGAGTCTTCGGAGTCAGGATCGTCTGGAGGAGTCGGAGCAAGTCTATCGGGAGACGGTGGATCGCTTCCCGAAAGACGTGGTAGCTCGGAATGGTTTAGCGGAGAGTCTTCGGAGCCAGGGTCGTCTGGAGGAGTCGGAGCAAGTCTATCGGGAGATTATGGAGTGTTTCCCGGACGATGCCTATGCCCGTATGGGCCTGGCAGTAGTTCTTCTCCAGCTGGGGGCTTATGAGGCTGAGGCGGAAAGTTTGCTTGAGGATGCTGCTCAGCGGCTGAACAACTCTGCTGCTCGCGAGTTCCTCGATCGATTGCGCGGAGCGATGGATCCTGCGACTCGAGACTATCCAACGACTCGACCTGTAGGTGGCTTAATAGCGGAGGAAGACCTGCCGGCTGATCTGCGGGCGTGGTTATTAGGTTCCAAGAGTGGAGTCGGAAGATCCTCGATCGCCGATGCGCCGCAGCCACAGGAGATTCGAGAGGGCGAGACTGCGAAGTTGAATGCGACTGAGGAAGGCCTGGGCACCAGCGACGAGTTGGCCGAAAAGTCAGAGGTCCAGGCCTTGGAGAGAGAGGACGGGGCCTGTCTGCAACCCGAAGTCCCTTCTCAGTCGGGTGGCTCTGAAGTTCCGACCTTCCAGCATCAGGATCTGGCTCCTCTTCTCCTGGACTCCTACACTCTGCGCCGTTGGTCCCGTCGCTCCGGGCGAGGAGGAAGGGCGATCTCGGATCTGCGGCAGGATGCCGAGGAGGTATTGAGCAAGCTGCTGGCGCTGGTCGGCCGGGACGGTAGAGTCGCAGGGGAGGCGGGACTGTTGCGGCTTGAGGAGGGGGGATTGGATGCGGCGTTGGTACTTCTTGAAGAGGCAGGGAAGCGCTTTCCGGCCAATGCCAGGGTTCGATATGCGCTGGCCCGCGCCCATCGCATGAGGATCCAGCGTGATGGCCTGACTTTCGATCCGGATCGCTCGCAGCAGCTGATGCGCCCTTGGCGGCAACTAGCCCGGCTTGCGCCCCACTATCGGCCGGTTGCCTTGCTGGGGGAAGGACGGTCCTGGCTCGCCCAGGTTGACGGCCGCCGAGTGGAGGAACGGGCTCTGGAGAACTTTGGTGAGTTGGCCTGGTGGACTCACCGTCAGGCAACTGCATCAGAGGGAGGGGCTCCTCGTAGTAAAGATGAGCCTGCTTTCTCCCACTGGTGGTCGCAGGAGTTACGGCGCTCTCTCTTTGGGAGCATGAACCCACGCCATATTGGCGACCTCCCGTCAGTGCCTCAGATCCGTTCCGTGCTCGACGAGCGGGGCGCAAGCTTAGACCTCCTGGAAGAAGCTTTCATAGATCGATTCGATCCATACCCTATGATTTCGGTCTCGGCTGCCTGA
- a CDS encoding PDZ domain-containing protein, translating into MLSKSLVCTASSLRSRLALGPFLALLGLALGVLATPAEAIDIQDTRMLQQPAVSDSHIAFVYADDLWLADLDGDNVRRLTSHVGSEARPRFSPDGRTLAFTGEYDGDTDVYAVAVAGGVPQRLTWHPSPDMVLGFTPDGQVLFNTLRNYYTNRRFQIYSVSLDGGQPQKNILPYGNDATYSPDGSYIAYTPQRDAFTQWKNYRGGTAARIWIFNTADHSIEEIPQPEGRCNDDDPMWPADKIYFRSDRAGEFNLFSYDPASGAVEQLTFYEDFPVLAADATAEYIVYEQAGYLHRLDLASGESQRLRIGVAADVEEVRPRYADGKDFIRGGDISPSGARAVLEVRGEIVTVPAEKGDPRNLTRSPGTHERDPAWSPDGRWIAYFSDASGEVRLHLEPSDGKGEVRTLDPQGKGFYDDLRWSPDSEKLSYTDNSWSTYWIEVESGRVTKISSEIHYGPLKSLESSWSPDSRWIAYTRGTPSNLRQVFVYSLEEDRSYPVTDGLSDVAYPVFDANGKYLHFFASTDAGPVRQWFAQSTVDMDLSGNLYTVVLQSGEPSPLAPQSDEEELAEEEEESTAKNGDKKDGEKKDAVEAVVIDFDGLDQRILALPVPTARYRNLQRGSAGQLYYLRTEWPQGYGGGGATSLRKFDLESREETSLMDNASAFLLSPDGKKILVASGGSYWIADAGGPIDASKGKLAVEKIQIHIDPPQEWAQIYDEAWRINRDYFYDPDMHGADWDAIKEKYAAFIPHVPTRQDLNRVLQWMGSELGVGHHYVGGGDFLHDSEEIPNGLLGADFDTHEGRYRFAKVYGGLNWNPDLRSPLTEAGVEVEEGEYLLAVNGTELKAGENLHRLFENTAGKIVELKVGPNADGSDSRIVQVQPLESERALRNRDWVEGNLRRVEEATDGRVAYVHVPDTTFGGHTYFKRYFYPQVHKQAVIVDERHNAGGQVADYVIDALRRPLISYWTTRYGEPFKAPFASIQGPKVMLIDETAGSGGDLLPWMFRKLELGPLVGKRTWGGLVGILGFPVLMDGGFISAPNIGFWTPEDGYAVENEGVPPDIEVEQLPKDLIEGRDPQLEKAIEVVLEMLEDNPPQQPEPPPFPVRVRQ; encoded by the coding sequence ATGCTCTCCAAGTCTCTCGTGTGTACAGCTTCTTCTCTCCGTTCCCGCCTCGCCCTCGGCCCATTCCTGGCGCTGCTGGGCCTCGCTCTTGGGGTCTTGGCGACCCCGGCGGAGGCTATCGACATTCAGGACACGCGGATGCTTCAGCAGCCGGCGGTGAGCGATAGCCATATCGCCTTCGTCTACGCGGACGATCTGTGGTTGGCGGATCTCGACGGCGACAACGTGCGGCGCTTGACCAGCCACGTCGGCAGCGAGGCGCGCCCCCGTTTCTCGCCGGATGGCCGCACCCTGGCGTTCACCGGCGAGTACGACGGCGACACCGACGTCTACGCGGTGGCGGTCGCCGGTGGCGTCCCTCAGCGGCTCACCTGGCATCCGTCGCCGGATATGGTCCTGGGCTTCACGCCGGACGGTCAGGTTCTGTTCAACACGCTGCGGAACTACTACACCAACCGCCGCTTCCAGATCTACAGCGTCTCTCTCGACGGCGGCCAGCCGCAGAAGAACATCCTGCCCTACGGCAACGACGCCACCTACTCCCCGGACGGCAGCTACATCGCCTACACCCCCCAGCGGGACGCCTTCACCCAATGGAAGAACTACCGCGGTGGTACCGCCGCCCGCATCTGGATCTTCAACACCGCGGATCACTCCATCGAGGAGATTCCGCAGCCCGAGGGCCGGTGCAACGACGACGATCCCATGTGGCCGGCGGACAAGATCTACTTCCGTTCGGACCGCGCCGGTGAATTCAACCTTTTCTCCTATGATCCCGCCTCCGGCGCCGTCGAGCAGCTGACTTTCTACGAAGACTTCCCCGTCCTCGCCGCCGACGCCACCGCCGAGTACATCGTCTACGAGCAGGCCGGCTACCTCCACCGCCTGGATCTGGCTTCCGGCGAGAGCCAGCGGCTGCGCATCGGCGTGGCGGCGGATGTGGAAGAAGTGCGGCCCCGCTACGCCGACGGCAAGGACTTCATTCGCGGCGGCGACATCTCTCCCTCCGGCGCCCGGGCGGTGCTGGAAGTGCGGGGCGAGATCGTCACCGTACCCGCCGAGAAGGGCGATCCGCGCAACCTTACCCGGAGCCCCGGCACCCACGAGCGGGATCCCGCCTGGTCCCCCGACGGCCGTTGGATCGCCTACTTCTCCGACGCTTCCGGCGAGGTGCGGCTGCATCTGGAGCCCAGCGACGGCAAGGGGGAGGTCCGCACCCTCGATCCTCAGGGTAAGGGCTTCTACGATGACCTGCGGTGGTCCCCGGATAGCGAGAAGCTGAGCTACACCGACAACTCCTGGTCGACCTATTGGATCGAGGTGGAAAGTGGCAGAGTGACCAAGATCTCCTCGGAGATCCACTACGGTCCCCTCAAGTCTCTGGAATCCTCTTGGTCGCCGGACTCCCGTTGGATCGCCTACACCCGCGGCACTCCCAGCAACCTGCGGCAGGTCTTCGTCTACTCTCTGGAAGAGGATCGCTCCTACCCGGTGACCGACGGTCTCAGCGACGTCGCCTACCCGGTCTTCGACGCCAACGGCAAATATCTGCACTTCTTCGCCTCCACCGACGCCGGTCCGGTGCGCCAATGGTTCGCCCAGTCCACCGTCGACATGGACCTCTCGGGCAACCTCTACACCGTCGTCCTGCAATCCGGCGAGCCCTCGCCGCTGGCGCCGCAGAGCGATGAAGAAGAGCTCGCCGAGGAAGAGGAAGAGTCCACGGCGAAAAACGGCGACAAGAAGGACGGCGAGAAGAAGGACGCCGTCGAGGCGGTGGTCATCGACTTCGACGGCCTCGATCAGCGCATCCTGGCGCTGCCGGTGCCCACCGCCCGCTACCGCAACCTGCAGCGCGGCAGCGCCGGTCAGCTCTACTACCTTCGCACCGAGTGGCCTCAGGGCTATGGCGGCGGCGGCGCCACCAGCCTGCGCAAATTCGACCTCGAGAGCCGTGAGGAAACCAGCCTCATGGACAACGCCAGCGCCTTCCTGCTGTCTCCGGATGGCAAGAAGATCCTGGTGGCTTCCGGCGGCAGCTATTGGATCGCCGATGCCGGCGGCCCCATCGATGCCAGCAAGGGCAAGCTGGCGGTGGAGAAGATCCAGATCCACATCGATCCGCCCCAGGAGTGGGCGCAGATCTACGACGAGGCCTGGCGCATCAACCGCGACTACTTCTACGACCCGGATATGCACGGGGCGGATTGGGACGCGATCAAAGAAAAATACGCCGCCTTCATTCCCCACGTGCCCACCCGTCAGGATCTCAACCGGGTCCTCCAGTGGATGGGCAGTGAGCTGGGAGTGGGCCACCATTACGTCGGCGGCGGAGACTTCCTCCACGACTCGGAGGAGATCCCCAACGGCCTCCTGGGCGCCGACTTCGACACTCACGAGGGCCGCTACCGTTTCGCCAAGGTCTATGGCGGATTGAACTGGAACCCGGACCTTCGCTCGCCTCTCACGGAAGCCGGTGTGGAAGTGGAGGAAGGGGAGTATCTGCTGGCGGTGAACGGCACCGAGCTGAAGGCCGGTGAGAACCTCCACCGTCTGTTCGAGAACACCGCCGGCAAGATCGTCGAGCTGAAGGTGGGACCCAACGCCGACGGCAGTGATTCCCGCATCGTGCAGGTCCAGCCGCTGGAGAGCGAGCGGGCGTTGCGCAACCGGGATTGGGTGGAGGGCAACCTGCGGCGGGTGGAAGAAGCCACCGACGGCCGCGTGGCCTACGTCCACGTGCCCGATACCACCTTCGGCGGCCACACGTACTTCAAGCGCTACTTCTATCCCCAGGTGCACAAGCAGGCGGTGATCGTCGACGAGCGCCACAACGCCGGTGGCCAGGTGGCGGACTACGTCATCGACGCCCTGCGCCGCCCCCTGATCAGCTATTGGACCACTCGCTACGGCGAGCCCTTCAAGGCTCCCTTCGCATCGATCCAGGGTCCCAAGGTCATGCTCATCGACGAGACCGCCGGCTCCGGTGGCGACCTCCTGCCATGGATGTTCCGCAAGCTGGAGCTAGGCCCCCTCGTCGGCAAGCGCACTTGGGGCGGCCTGGTGGGCATCCTGGGCTTCCCGGTGCTGATGGACGGTGGCTTTATCTCCGCCCCCAATATCGGCTTCTGGACGCCGGAGGACGGCTACGCGGTGGAGAACGAGGGCGTGCCCCCGGACATCGAGGTGGAGCAGCTCCCCAAGGATCTCATCGAGGGCCGCGATCCGCAGCTGGAGAAGGCCATCGAAGTCGTCCTGGAAATGCTCGAGGACAATCCCCCGCAGCAGCCTGAGCCGCCGCCGTTCCCGGTGCGGGTGCGGCAGTAG